A region from the Candidatus Methylacidiphilales bacterium genome encodes:
- the hemB gene encoding porphobilinogen synthase: MTKTSHLVGPIRRPRRNRRSKGIRALLAETALSTKHLVAPLFVKENGPPEDIESLPGNRRLNPDDLLRECEQLLKLGVNAVALFPCIDAALKNNSGTEALKPDNLLNTAVRKLKGRLPELAVITDVALDPYTTHGHDGLLNEKGDVENDRTVDVLAQMSVLQARAGVDYVAPSDMMDGRVLAIRKALDSENLTDTGILAYSAKFASAYYGPFRDAVGSRLPAGTYLDKRTYQLNYTNPREAILDALLDEEEGADILMVKPAGVYLDILCELRKRTLLPLAAYQVSGEYAQIHAAAQNGWLDLGATMLESLLAIRRAGADLIFTYFARRFAESFSK; encoded by the coding sequence ATGACAAAAACAAGCCACCTCGTCGGCCCAATTCGCCGCCCGCGCCGCAACCGCCGAAGCAAAGGCATCCGCGCTCTGCTGGCCGAAACCGCGCTTTCGACAAAACATTTGGTCGCGCCGCTCTTCGTCAAGGAAAACGGCCCTCCGGAAGACATCGAGTCCCTTCCCGGCAACCGCAGACTCAATCCGGACGATCTCCTCCGCGAATGCGAGCAATTGCTGAAACTGGGCGTCAACGCCGTCGCCCTGTTCCCCTGCATCGACGCGGCTCTTAAAAACAACAGCGGGACCGAAGCCCTGAAACCTGACAACCTGCTAAACACCGCCGTCCGGAAGCTCAAAGGACGCCTGCCGGAACTGGCCGTCATCACGGATGTCGCCCTCGACCCCTACACCACCCACGGCCACGACGGCCTGCTCAATGAAAAAGGCGATGTGGAAAATGACCGCACCGTCGATGTCCTGGCCCAGATGTCCGTTCTGCAGGCTCGCGCCGGTGTGGATTACGTTGCCCCGTCCGACATGATGGACGGGCGCGTGCTCGCGATCCGAAAGGCGCTCGACAGCGAAAATCTGACCGACACCGGCATTCTGGCCTATTCCGCTAAGTTTGCCTCCGCGTATTACGGTCCGTTCCGGGACGCCGTGGGCAGCCGGCTCCCCGCCGGAACCTATCTGGACAAACGCACCTATCAACTCAATTACACCAATCCGCGCGAAGCCATCCTGGATGCGCTGCTCGACGAGGAGGAAGGCGCCGATATCCTTATGGTCAAGCCTGCGGGCGTTTATCTCGATATTCTGTGTGAATTGCGCAAGCGCACCCTGCTGCCTCTCGCCGCCTACCAGGTTTCCGGCGAATACGCCCAGATCCACGCCGCCGCGCAAAATGGCTGGCTCGATCTGGGTGCCACAATGCTGGAATCCCTGCTGGCCATACGCCGGGCCGGGGCGGATTTGATTTTCACTTATTTCGCCCGAAGATTTGCCGAATCATTTTCGAAATAA
- a CDS encoding DUF4339 domain-containing protein, with product MKQWYYAKNGQQNGPIDRPILEELYRKGELAPSDLVWEEGMPEWITAGTVFTVTTSGSPSSTLPGDVSSESSALPDYGDFLCWGIALIMIPCLGIGAFITLIVFHILELVAVRKKISEGALARSSYSDIHPALMTLGLICCMAVFYPLFMHLRNESRYFKPQRHAVWFSIVIMVLNIGLALILSMGNIMTQMAAMGHH from the coding sequence ATGAAACAATGGTATTATGCAAAAAACGGCCAGCAGAATGGCCCGATTGACCGCCCGATCCTCGAAGAACTTTATCGCAAGGGCGAATTGGCGCCATCAGACCTTGTGTGGGAAGAAGGCATGCCCGAGTGGATTACCGCAGGCACCGTGTTCACCGTAACCACCTCCGGCTCACCAAGCTCCACCCTGCCTGGCGATGTTTCGTCAGAATCCTCCGCATTGCCCGACTACGGCGACTTCCTGTGCTGGGGCATTGCTCTCATCATGATCCCCTGCCTCGGCATCGGCGCGTTTATCACGCTGATCGTCTTTCACATCCTGGAACTCGTGGCCGTGAGAAAAAAAATAAGCGAGGGCGCCCTGGCGCGTTCTTCCTACTCGGACATCCATCCTGCCCTGATGACCCTCGGATTGATTTGCTGCATGGCTGTGTTTTATCCGCTGTTCATGCATCTGCGCAATGAAAGCCGTTACTTTAAGCCCCAGCGCCATGCCGTCTGGTTCTCGATCGTGATTATGGTCTTGAATATCGGACTCGCCCTAATCCTTAGCATGGGGAACATCATGACCCAAATGGCGGCCATGGGCCACCATTGA
- a CDS encoding DUF4190 domain-containing protein, translating to MKIWYYAKAGRRYGPTTREAVEKLYREGKLKAKDLVWEQGTPEWLEAGAVLETAPSPPSPAPASTPAPGTAAETCGLAILSLCCSFIGLACCCGAPILAIPGVILGHLSLYRLSQNPNLKGREIALAGMIIGYLVIAIALLGWLGWSLKNPLFTGHRHLL from the coding sequence ATGAAGATTTGGTACTACGCAAAGGCAGGCCGCCGCTACGGCCCGACAACACGCGAAGCGGTTGAAAAACTCTACCGCGAAGGCAAACTCAAGGCCAAAGACCTTGTTTGGGAACAAGGCACACCCGAGTGGCTGGAGGCTGGTGCTGTGCTTGAAACTGCTCCATCACCCCCATCTCCCGCTCCTGCATCAACCCCCGCTCCCGGCACTGCGGCCGAAACCTGTGGATTGGCCATTCTTTCCCTTTGCTGTTCCTTCATCGGTCTTGCCTGCTGCTGCGGCGCTCCCATCCTTGCGATTCCAGGAGTGATTTTGGGACACCTCTCACTTTACCGCCTCAGCCAAAACCCAAACCTGAAAGGCCGCGAAATTGCGCTGGCTGGAATGATTATCGGCTATTTGGTCATCGCCATTGCCCTGTTGGGTTGGCTCGGATGGTCATTAAAAAATCCCCTCTTCACAGGGCACAGACACCTGCTTTAA
- a CDS encoding DUF2752 domain-containing protein has protein sequence MQKPFLPLAPDGKTFRLIFLSITSLLALKAWLLPHLPGLPSSDAMRDLVGLPCPFCGGTRAMSCLLHGDWHGALYFNWIVFPVLFLGGPLVAIIIYELASNRRILKWININPRRISVFAAALVLLWGLQIGQALFTPKPELLNPRGLFFQFVSFPEKRYSPVLKQPLPGVAHASSLTQPNSQSR, from the coding sequence ATGCAAAAGCCGTTTCTGCCACTCGCTCCTGACGGCAAAACGTTCCGCCTGATCTTTCTGTCCATTACCTCCCTGCTGGCGCTGAAGGCCTGGCTTTTGCCGCACTTGCCCGGCCTTCCAAGTTCCGACGCCATGCGTGATCTGGTGGGCTTGCCCTGCCCCTTTTGCGGCGGTACCCGCGCCATGTCCTGCCTGCTGCATGGCGACTGGCACGGGGCTCTTTATTTCAACTGGATCGTTTTTCCGGTACTGTTTCTGGGAGGGCCGCTGGTGGCCATCATTATTTATGAGCTGGCCTCCAACCGCCGGATTTTAAAATGGATCAACATAAACCCGCGCAGGATTTCCGTCTTCGCAGCCGCCTTGGTGCTGCTTTGGGGCTTGCAGATTGGCCAGGCGCTCTTCACGCCCAAGCCTGAACTCCTGAACCCCCGCGGCTTGTTCTTCCAATTTGTCAGTTTTCCTGAAAAACGATACAGTCCGGTCTTGAAACAACCGCTCCCCGGCGTCGCACACGCATCCAGCCTCACCCAACCCAACTCCCAATCCAGATGA
- the thrS gene encoding threonine--tRNA ligase produces MKKMTPLEELRHSASHILATAVLRLFPDTQLDIGPPTDTGFYYDFDTEHPFTREDLDKLEREMEKIASEKQAFERSECSRAEAEALIKKIGQDRYKLGRLKDIPEGEAISFYRNGEFVDLCAGTHLSSTAELKAFKLLSVAGAYHRGDEKNKQLQRIYGTAFPSAEELKLHLEQLELAKQRDHRKLGKELQLFTFEAEEVGPGLPLWLPNGTVLIEELEKLAKETEFAAGYQRVRTPHIARDSLYHRSGHLPYYAESMFPPMEFEEEAGGEKVRYYLKAMNCPHHHKLFGAVPRSYRDLPLRFAEYGTCYRYEQSGELFGLMRVRSMQMNDAHIYCSEEQFAAEFKAVNEMYLKYFKIFGFEKYRMRYSTHDPAQLGKKFVDQAELWKKTETMVREVLVASGIDFVEVANEAAFYGPKIDVQVWSAIGREFTIATNQVDFAVPARFGLEYTTAQNSKATPLCIHRAPLGTHERFIGFLIEHFGGAFPVWLSPEQVRLIPITDNQLAYAHGLRAKLHDLGIRCAVDDHPDKMGAKIRRAQVEKVPYMLVIGAREMDAGKVAVRSRGKGDEGSVSFEEFLARIQREIQGRELAPVATTP; encoded by the coding sequence ATGAAAAAAATGACCCCCTTGGAGGAGCTGCGCCACTCGGCTTCGCACATTCTCGCCACTGCCGTTTTGAGGCTTTTTCCCGACACACAACTGGACATCGGCCCGCCGACCGACACGGGATTTTATTACGACTTTGACACGGAGCATCCCTTCACCCGCGAGGACCTGGACAAGCTGGAACGCGAGATGGAAAAGATTGCGTCTGAAAAGCAGGCTTTCGAGCGCAGCGAATGCAGCCGGGCGGAAGCCGAGGCGCTGATCAAAAAGATCGGCCAGGACCGTTACAAACTGGGGCGGTTGAAGGACATTCCGGAAGGGGAGGCCATCAGCTTTTACCGCAACGGCGAATTTGTGGACCTTTGCGCGGGCACGCATTTATCGAGCACTGCGGAACTCAAGGCTTTCAAGCTGTTGAGCGTGGCGGGCGCCTATCATCGCGGTGATGAGAAAAACAAGCAGCTCCAGCGCATTTACGGGACCGCATTCCCCAGCGCCGAGGAATTGAAGCTTCACCTGGAACAGTTGGAGTTGGCCAAACAACGCGACCACCGCAAGCTCGGCAAGGAACTGCAACTTTTTACCTTTGAAGCGGAAGAGGTCGGCCCGGGACTGCCGCTCTGGCTGCCCAACGGAACCGTTCTTATCGAAGAGTTGGAAAAGCTGGCCAAGGAGACCGAATTTGCGGCGGGTTACCAGCGCGTCCGCACGCCACACATCGCGCGCGACAGCCTGTATCACCGGAGCGGCCACCTGCCGTATTATGCCGAGTCGATGTTCCCGCCGATGGAATTTGAGGAGGAGGCGGGCGGCGAAAAAGTCCGCTACTATCTCAAGGCGATGAATTGCCCCCATCACCACAAACTGTTTGGGGCCGTGCCGCGCAGCTACCGCGACCTGCCGTTGCGCTTCGCCGAGTACGGCACCTGTTACCGTTACGAGCAGTCGGGCGAATTGTTCGGGCTGATGCGCGTGCGTTCGATGCAGATGAACGATGCGCATATTTACTGCAGCGAGGAGCAGTTTGCCGCGGAGTTCAAGGCGGTGAACGAGATGTATTTGAAATACTTCAAAATCTTCGGCTTCGAAAAATACCGGATGCGTTATTCCACCCATGACCCCGCGCAACTGGGCAAAAAATTCGTGGACCAGGCGGAGTTATGGAAAAAGACGGAAACGATGGTGCGTGAGGTGCTGGTGGCTTCGGGCATCGACTTTGTTGAAGTGGCCAATGAAGCGGCGTTTTACGGTCCCAAAATTGACGTGCAGGTCTGGAGCGCCATCGGGCGGGAATTTACCATCGCCACCAACCAGGTGGATTTTGCCGTGCCCGCCCGTTTTGGACTGGAATATACAACCGCGCAAAACAGCAAGGCGACGCCGCTTTGCATTCATCGCGCGCCCCTGGGTACGCACGAACGGTTCATCGGATTTTTGATCGAACATTTTGGCGGGGCGTTTCCGGTCTGGCTTTCGCCGGAGCAGGTTCGTTTGATTCCGATCACCGACAACCAACTTGCCTACGCACATGGCTTGCGAGCGAAACTGCATGACTTGGGAATTCGCTGTGCTGTGGACGATCATCCGGACAAAATGGGCGCCAAGATACGCCGGGCCCAGGTTGAAAAGGTGCCGTACATGCTGGTGATTGGCGCCAGGGAAATGGATGCCGGGAAAGTTGCGGTCCGCTCGCGCGGAAAGGGTGACGAGGGATCTGTTTCCTTCGAGGAATTCCTGGCGCGGATCCAGCGTGAAATCCAGGGCCGCGAACTCGCGCCGGTTGCGACGACTCCATAA
- a CDS encoding redoxin domain-containing protein produces MAIAAGSKAPDFTLKRKTSDGIVDVKLSDNFSKKNTVILFFPLAFTGVCTQEMCDITQGISAYSSLNAEVYAISVDSPFAQEAWAQKEHITIPILSDLNKKTAEAYGVLLPDLIGLGSVSARAAFVVDKQGLIKYSEQTPTPKDLPNFTAIQEVLKKL; encoded by the coding sequence ATGGCCATTGCAGCCGGTTCCAAAGCCCCTGACTTCACCCTGAAACGCAAGACCAGCGATGGGATTGTGGACGTTAAATTAAGCGACAATTTTTCGAAGAAGAACACCGTCATTCTCTTTTTCCCGCTCGCCTTCACCGGCGTTTGCACCCAGGAAATGTGCGACATCACCCAGGGCATCAGCGCTTACAGCAGCCTGAATGCGGAAGTCTATGCCATCAGCGTGGACAGCCCGTTCGCGCAGGAAGCCTGGGCGCAGAAAGAGCACATCACGATCCCGATCCTGAGCGACCTGAACAAAAAGACCGCCGAAGCCTACGGCGTGTTGCTGCCGGACCTCATCGGTCTGGGCTCAGTCAGCGCCCGCGCGGCTTTTGTGGTCGATAAACAGGGCCTCATCAAATACAGCGAGCAGACCCCGACCCCCAAAGACCTGCCCAATTTTACCGCGATCCAGGAAGTCCTCAAAAAGCTTTAA
- a CDS encoding polyribonucleotide nucleotidyltransferase translates to MSIHTVPALVGNQNVVFETGKLAKLADGAVTVRIGETIMLVTAVSATTVKEGQDFFPLTVDYREKAASVGRFPGGYFKREGRPSEKEILTARMTDRPLRPLFPKGYFYDTQIIATLLSADGVHEPDILTINGASAALMVSDIPFAGPVGAVRVARVDGQWVANPTHAQIEVSDLDLVYAGTETEPIMIEGSALELTEDEFNKALEFAQAQVKLLVAAQKDLAARVNKTKRQAPLMLAKQELLEIAYQVAGDRIEAAIYTPGKVDRQKAVGLLKDEVRAKIVEKFPEATGFEISQAFDYLQKKAFRLSILDKKQRCDGRGADEIRPLTGEVGLIPRSHGSSLFARGETQALCYATLAPVDEAQTLDAYTGGEDTKRFILHYNFPPFSVGETGRTGGLNRREIGHGALAERSLLAVVPPETKFPYAIRISSEVMESNGSTSMASVCGGCLALMDAGVPISKPVAGISVGLVTEFDDNTGALKRHMLITDILGSEDHFGDMDFKLCGTRDGITGFQLDLKLAGVPLETLQRAVLQAAAARQRILDFMQGVIQQPREKLSEYAPRIEVLKINPDKIGLLIGPGGKTIKGISAETGAEINIDDDGTVRIYCNSGDGMARALEIISGMTGEIEVDKLYRGKVVSIKEFGAFVQIFPGQDGLVHISELSDTRVRRTEDVVRMGEELWVKCIGVDDKGRVKLSRKAAMRDRGEQPQAPQGEEAAATKE, encoded by the coding sequence ATGTCCATTCACACAGTCCCGGCCCTCGTCGGAAACCAGAACGTCGTCTTCGAAACCGGCAAACTCGCAAAACTCGCCGACGGCGCCGTCACGGTCCGCATCGGTGAAACCATCATGCTCGTCACCGCTGTTTCGGCCACGACGGTCAAGGAAGGGCAGGATTTCTTCCCCCTGACGGTCGATTACCGTGAAAAAGCCGCCTCGGTCGGACGCTTCCCCGGCGGTTACTTCAAACGCGAAGGCCGACCCAGCGAAAAGGAAATCCTCACCGCGCGCATGACGGACCGCCCGCTGCGCCCGCTGTTCCCGAAAGGTTATTTCTACGACACCCAGATCATCGCCACCCTGCTTTCCGCCGATGGCGTGCATGAACCCGACATCCTGACGATCAACGGCGCGTCAGCCGCCCTGATGGTCTCCGACATCCCCTTCGCCGGTCCCGTCGGCGCAGTCCGTGTCGCCCGCGTGGACGGCCAGTGGGTCGCCAATCCCACCCATGCGCAAATCGAAGTTTCAGACCTCGACCTCGTTTATGCCGGCACGGAGACCGAGCCGATCATGATCGAAGGCAGCGCGCTGGAATTGACCGAGGACGAATTCAACAAAGCCCTCGAGTTCGCCCAAGCCCAGGTCAAGCTCCTGGTCGCCGCCCAAAAAGATCTGGCTGCCCGCGTCAACAAAACCAAGCGCCAGGCCCCATTGATGCTGGCCAAGCAGGAGTTGCTGGAAATTGCCTATCAAGTCGCCGGTGACCGGATCGAGGCCGCGATTTACACCCCCGGCAAAGTGGACCGCCAAAAGGCCGTCGGCCTCCTGAAGGATGAAGTCCGCGCCAAGATCGTTGAAAAATTTCCCGAAGCCACCGGCTTTGAAATCAGCCAGGCTTTTGATTACCTCCAAAAGAAAGCCTTCCGCCTCAGCATTCTCGACAAAAAACAGCGCTGCGACGGACGCGGCGCGGATGAAATCCGCCCCCTCACCGGCGAAGTGGGCCTCATCCCGCGCTCGCACGGCTCGTCCCTCTTCGCCCGCGGCGAAACCCAGGCCCTGTGCTACGCCACACTGGCCCCGGTCGATGAAGCCCAGACTCTCGACGCCTACACCGGCGGCGAGGACACCAAGCGCTTCATCCTGCATTACAACTTCCCGCCCTTCAGCGTGGGCGAAACCGGCCGCACCGGCGGCTTGAACCGCCGCGAAATCGGCCACGGCGCGCTCGCCGAGCGTTCCCTGCTCGCTGTTGTCCCGCCGGAAACCAAGTTCCCCTACGCGATCCGTATTTCCTCCGAAGTGATGGAATCCAACGGCTCGACCTCGATGGCCTCCGTCTGCGGCGGCTGTCTCGCCCTCATGGATGCCGGTGTGCCGATCTCCAAACCGGTGGCGGGCATTTCCGTCGGCTTGGTGACCGAATTCGACGACAACACGGGTGCGCTCAAACGCCACATGTTGATCACCGACATTCTCGGCAGCGAAGATCATTTCGGCGACATGGATTTCAAACTCTGCGGCACCCGCGACGGCATCACCGGCTTCCAGTTGGACCTCAAACTCGCCGGCGTTCCGCTCGAAACCCTCCAGCGCGCAGTATTGCAGGCCGCTGCGGCCCGCCAGCGCATTCTGGATTTCATGCAGGGCGTCATCCAACAGCCCCGCGAAAAACTTTCGGAATACGCCCCGCGCATCGAAGTCCTGAAGATCAACCCCGACAAGATCGGCCTGCTCATCGGGCCCGGCGGAAAGACGATCAAGGGCATCAGCGCCGAGACCGGCGCCGAGATCAATATCGACGACGACGGCACGGTTCGGATTTACTGCAACAGCGGCGATGGCATGGCGCGCGCGCTGGAAATCATCTCCGGCATGACCGGCGAGATCGAAGTGGACAAGCTCTATCGCGGCAAGGTTGTCAGCATCAAGGAATTTGGCGCGTTTGTGCAGATATTCCCCGGCCAGGACGGCTTGGTGCACATCTCCGAATTGTCAGACACCCGCGTGCGCAGGACCGAGGACGTCGTCCGCATGGGCGAGGAACTTTGGGTCAAGTGCATCGGCGTCGATGACAAGGGTCGTGTGAAACTTTCCCGCAAAGCCGCCATGCGCGACCGGGGCGAGCAACCCCAGGCCCCACAGGGCGAAGAGGCTGCCGCTACGAAGGAATAA
- the rpsO gene encoding 30S ribosomal protein S15: protein MALIEKTPTITENRLHDKDTGSADVQIALLTQRINYLTEHLKIATKDHSSRRGLILMVSKRRRLLDYLNRTDKGRYDSLIKKLKIRK, encoded by the coding sequence ATGGCATTGATCGAGAAAACACCCACTATTACGGAAAATCGTCTGCACGACAAGGATACCGGCTCCGCAGACGTTCAAATCGCACTTTTGACCCAACGGATCAACTACCTGACGGAACACCTGAAGATAGCGACGAAGGACCACAGCTCGCGCCGCGGCCTCATCCTCATGGTCAGCAAACGCAGACGCCTTCTTGATTACCTCAACCGGACCGACAAAGGCCGGTATGATTCCCTGATCAAGAAATTGAAAATCAGAAAATAA
- a CDS encoding glycosyltransferase family 87 protein: MPQESTPTATGTVTLQWRRPLSLLARFWALLAFVLFFGIVGANYWLGHGPTWKWGGLKAGDLSQHYAGGIFWKKGWVQPLYRDYKLGDWMNDWNKSVDPKQGKTKMERFNYVYSPLIAKIASWFTGYSYGTWVSFWFYSSFALYAFCGWLLYRSDPHPGYLAVLPLLWFAGFHSFYYTLIPGQNTVITLAILLAAGHLLNLRRDWAAGFVMSLTFYKPQLMPYIGFFMLLTGNWRFCMALALGGIFWIFGVGILATGWEANRLWFESLQDMAAGRQFQKPGLNQSWRGFLPGIIPVKNWAEALPLLFSLATVTLSPLWLRVGEKKIEWKPAYALYIAAVAWILASPYVGHYELLLGLPWWMTLLVRFQWRWSEILLLSLYWCVGVVALLGLRMQFSLSAPLLALWLFGSLYLTVNWPTQSQKSAFRKKD, translated from the coding sequence ATGCCGCAGGAATCCACCCCCACCGCTACCGGCACAGTCACGCTGCAGTGGCGACGCCCGCTTTCCCTGCTCGCGCGATTCTGGGCCTTGCTGGCCTTTGTCTTGTTTTTCGGAATCGTGGGCGCGAACTACTGGCTCGGACACGGCCCCACCTGGAAATGGGGCGGACTGAAAGCCGGCGACCTGAGCCAGCACTACGCCGGCGGGATTTTCTGGAAAAAAGGCTGGGTCCAACCGCTCTATCGCGATTACAAGCTCGGCGACTGGATGAATGACTGGAACAAAAGCGTCGATCCCAAGCAGGGCAAAACCAAAATGGAGCGGTTTAATTATGTGTACAGCCCGTTGATCGCAAAAATTGCATCCTGGTTCACCGGTTATTCCTACGGCACCTGGGTCTCTTTCTGGTTTTATTCCAGCTTTGCGCTCTACGCCTTCTGCGGCTGGCTGTTATACCGCTCTGATCCGCATCCGGGTTATTTAGCCGTCCTTCCCCTCCTCTGGTTTGCCGGGTTTCACAGTTTTTATTACACGCTCATCCCCGGCCAAAATACGGTCATCACGCTGGCCATCCTGCTTGCCGCCGGACATTTGCTGAACCTCCGGCGCGACTGGGCCGCCGGATTTGTCATGAGCCTGACTTTTTACAAACCTCAACTCATGCCCTACATCGGCTTTTTCATGCTGCTCACCGGCAACTGGCGTTTCTGCATGGCACTGGCCCTGGGCGGCATTTTCTGGATATTCGGCGTCGGCATCCTCGCAACGGGCTGGGAAGCGAACCGACTCTGGTTCGAAAGCCTGCAAGACATGGCCGCCGGGCGGCAGTTCCAAAAACCCGGCCTCAACCAGTCGTGGCGCGGTTTTCTGCCCGGCATCATTCCTGTCAAAAATTGGGCGGAGGCTTTGCCCCTGCTTTTCAGCCTCGCCACCGTTACCCTCTCCCCATTGTGGCTGCGCGTCGGAGAAAAGAAAATCGAATGGAAGCCCGCATACGCTCTTTATATCGCCGCTGTGGCGTGGATTTTGGCATCACCTTATGTCGGACACTATGAACTGCTTCTCGGCCTGCCCTGGTGGATGACATTGCTGGTTCGTTTTCAGTGGCGTTGGTCAGAGATACTCCTCCTGAGCCTGTATTGGTGCGTCGGCGTGGTCGCACTTCTGGGTCTGCGCATGCAATTTTCCCTCTCCGCCCCCCTGCTGGCCCTCTGGCTATTCGGTTCCCTATACTTGACCGTGAACTGGCCCACACAAAGCCAGAAATCCGCCTTTCGAAAAAAGGATTGA